GACCGCCGCGCGCTGATGGGACTTCACCGCGTCCGTGGTGTCCCAGGCCACTCCCATGAACCCCTCGACGGCGCCGTCCCGGCCTCGCATGGGCACGTGCGTGTAGTTGAAGTAGCGCTCCACCCGCTCGCCCGTGTCCGGGCGGGTGAACTCGAAGCGCTCCTCCATGAAGACCCGGGACTCTCCCTTCTGGAAGACGGGGTCGCAGGCCTTCGCGATGATGGACGGCCCCAGCGTCTCGGGCAGCAGTTCGATGAGAGGCCTGCCGACCACCTCCTCCCTGGTCCGCTCCCAGAAGCGGCACTGGACGGGGTTGGCGAACTGGATGACGTGCCGGGGGCCCCGGAAGATGGCGATGCCCACGGGGGCCTGCTCGAAGATGGCGTAGAGCTTGTGGCGCTCCTCTTCCGCCTCGGCGTGGGAGGCTCGCTCCCGTGCAAGCAGCGCCTCGCGTTCCACCTCCGCCAGCCTGCGCTCGGTGACGTCCTGCGTGACCTTCACGAACCCGCAGGGGTGGCCCGCGTCGTCACGCAGGAGCCACAGGTCTATCTCCGCGATGAAGAGGCTTCCGTCCTTGCGCTGCCGGGGCTCCTCGCCTCGAAAGTGCCCCGTGTCGAGGGCCTCCTTCAGCTCCTTCTGAGGACGTCCCTGCTGGCGGTATTCCTCGGGAAAGAGCATGCCGAAGTGTTGGCCCAGGACCTCCTCGGCGCGCCAGCCCTTGATGTGCTCGGCGCCCGTGTTCCAGCTGATGATGTGCCCTTGCAGGTCGATGCCGAAGATGGCGCGGTCCTTCGCGCTCTGGACCAGGAAGCGGAAGAGCACATCCGTGTCCTGGCCTGCGTG
The sequence above is drawn from the Corallococcus sp. NCRR genome and encodes:
- a CDS encoding sensor histidine kinase translates to MECTHAGQDTDVLFRFLVQSAKDRAIFGIDLQGHIISWNTGAEHIKGWRAEEVLGQHFGMLFPEEYRQQGRPQKELKEALDTGHFRGEEPRQRKDGSLFIAEIDLWLLRDDAGHPCGFVKVTQDVTERRLAEVEREALLARERASHAEAEEERHKLYAIFEQAPVGIAIFRGPRHVIQFANPVQCRFWERTREEVVGRPLIELLPETLGPSIIAKACDPVFQKGESRVFMEERFEFTRPDTGERVERYFNYTHVPMRGRDGAVEGFMGVAWDTTDAVKSHQRAAVLTRQLQDRVDFEQQLIGIVSHDLRTPLNAIHLTVSAMARRYELDARTAQSVLRIQSAVHRAGRLVGDLLDFTQARLGEGIPITPRASDLNQVTRQVLAQVDAAHPGRTLRVQERGDATGVWDSERIAQVVQNLVTNALKYSPEASPVQVTTRGEDGWVCLSVHNQGPPIPPEKLPRIFEPLQRATSEVDSTCRSVGLGLYIVKQLVEAHGGTVDVTSTLKQGTTFTVRLPRHGDSGGQ